From Bacillus basilensis, a single genomic window includes:
- a CDS encoding 2-isopropylmalate synthase, whose amino-acid sequence MDEKEKEKEKKQSFDEEFAPEISPGYRQDVHKPPKYKNTSFLMGITIFAAVLLVLIIFVYF is encoded by the coding sequence ATGGACGAAAAAGAAAAAGAAAAAGAAAAAAAGCAATCATTCGATGAAGAATTCGCCCCTGAAATTTCACCTGGATACCGGCAAGATGTACATAAGCCACCTAAATATAAAAACACTTCTTTTTTAATGGGTATTACCATTTTCGCTGCTGTATTACTTGTGCTTATCATTTTCGTTTATTTTTAA